One window of the Parasphingopyxis algicola genome contains the following:
- a CDS encoding LysR family transcriptional regulator — protein MDRLLSLEMFVAVAREGGFAAAARRLRVSASSVTRGIAALEQRLGVSLFHRSTRAVKLTEEGADLLPRAAAILDDVADAERIAGGPSAEPHGRLVVTAPVLFGRLHVLPVVGELIDRYPALDIDMMLVDRNVRIVEEGIDAAVRIGELSDSALRAVRIGAVHPAIVASPAYLARFGTPETPADLDRHRLIASSGPRALSEWRFGQPAARPPRPRLRVNTVDSALAAAEAGIGIASLLSYQAAPALQAGRLVELLRSERGGTQPVHLLFAETRSGIPAVRRFIEAMRERGRAHGWGG, from the coding sequence ATGGATCGGCTGCTCTCGCTCGAAATGTTCGTCGCCGTTGCCCGCGAGGGCGGCTTCGCGGCCGCCGCGCGCCGATTGCGGGTTTCGGCGTCCTCGGTGACGCGCGGCATCGCGGCGCTCGAACAGCGGCTTGGCGTGTCGCTCTTTCACCGGTCCACGCGTGCGGTGAAACTGACCGAAGAGGGCGCCGACCTGCTCCCGCGGGCCGCGGCCATCCTGGACGATGTCGCCGACGCGGAGCGCATCGCGGGCGGGCCCTCTGCTGAACCGCACGGCCGGCTCGTCGTCACCGCGCCGGTCCTTTTCGGCCGCCTGCATGTTCTCCCCGTTGTCGGCGAGCTGATCGATCGCTACCCCGCGCTCGACATCGATATGATGCTGGTCGACCGCAATGTACGGATTGTCGAGGAAGGGATCGATGCCGCCGTCCGGATCGGCGAGCTGTCCGATTCCGCGCTGCGCGCCGTCCGCATCGGCGCGGTGCACCCGGCCATTGTCGCCAGTCCCGCCTATCTCGCCAGATTCGGTACGCCCGAAACGCCAGCGGATCTCGATCGCCACAGACTGATCGCATCGAGCGGTCCGCGCGCGCTCTCCGAATGGCGTTTCGGCCAGCCCGCCGCCCGGCCGCCGCGCCCGCGGCTGCGGGTCAACACCGTCGATTCGGCGCTCGCCGCGGCCGAAGCCGGCATCGGCATCGCGAGCCTGCTCAGCTATCAGGCCGCGCCGGCGCTGCAGGCGGGCCGGCTGGTCGAGCTGCTCCGGTCCGAGCGCGGCGGGACACAGCCGGTCCATCTGCTCTTTGCCGAGACCCGTTCGGGCATTCCGGCGGTTCGCCGGTTCATCGAGGCGATGCGAGAGCGCGGCCGGGCGCACGGGTGGGGCGGCTAG
- a CDS encoding GFA family protein: MSEETLEGRCLCGAVTVTATPARPHIGACHCAMCRRWGGIAFAGVQCGENVAFTGEEHIARYASSAWAERGFCKRCGTNLFYRFTPANNYSLTAGLFDDTGALTLDEQIFIDEKPDWYDFAQDTPKKTGPEIIAEAKAAGFEFE; this comes from the coding sequence ATGAGCGAAGAGACGCTGGAAGGCCGCTGCCTGTGCGGTGCGGTGACGGTGACCGCGACGCCCGCGCGGCCGCATATTGGGGCCTGTCATTGCGCCATGTGCCGCCGCTGGGGCGGGATCGCCTTTGCCGGCGTACAATGCGGCGAGAATGTCGCCTTCACCGGCGAAGAGCATATCGCGCGCTACGCCTCGTCCGCCTGGGCCGAGCGCGGCTTCTGCAAGCGATGCGGCACCAACCTCTTCTATCGCTTCACGCCCGCGAACAATTATTCGCTCACCGCCGGGCTGTTCGACGACACGGGCGCGCTGACCCTGGACGAACAGATCTTCATCGACGAAAAACCGGACTGGTACGATTTCGCGCAGGACACGCCGAAAAAGACCGGGCCCGAGATTATCGCGGAGGCGAAGGCGGCGGGTTTCGAATTCGAGTAG
- a CDS encoding VOC family protein: MTESLTQGVHHVGLAVPDLEATHAFFRDALGYRTVGGDPDYPSHFLSDGHTLLTLWQLDDPATAIPFDRRRNAGLHHLAIQVADDEALDIACSKVRNWPGASIESEPGALSEGSAVRHFMCAIPGGIRLEFATPFA; the protein is encoded by the coding sequence ATGACCGAATCCCTGACCCAGGGCGTCCACCATGTCGGCCTTGCCGTCCCCGATCTCGAAGCGACGCACGCATTCTTCCGCGACGCGCTCGGCTATCGCACCGTCGGCGGCGATCCCGACTATCCGTCCCATTTCCTTTCGGACGGTCATACGCTGCTGACGCTATGGCAGCTCGACGATCCGGCGACCGCGATTCCGTTCGACCGCAGGCGCAACGCGGGCCTGCACCACCTGGCGATCCAGGTCGCGGACGATGAGGCGCTCGATATCGCCTGTTCCAAAGTCCGCAACTGGCCCGGTGCGTCGATCGAGAGCGAGCCGGGCGCCTTGTCCGAAGGATCGGCGGTCCGCCATTTCATGTGCGCGATCCCCGGCGGCATCCGCCTCGAGTTCGCCACGCCCTTCGCCTGA
- a CDS encoding DUF2442 domain-containing protein, whose product MAISALKTDERIHDVRFDEDRLIVDLKDGRTIAVPLAWYPRLFDASPDQRAHWEIAGGGYGIHWPDIDEDLSAEGLLRGAPAPKAA is encoded by the coding sequence ATGGCTATTTCGGCTCTCAAGACGGATGAGCGCATCCATGACGTGCGCTTCGACGAAGACCGGCTGATCGTCGATCTCAAGGACGGGCGCACGATCGCGGTGCCGCTCGCCTGGTATCCGCGGTTGTTCGATGCCTCGCCCGATCAGCGCGCGCACTGGGAGATTGCGGGCGGCGGCTATGGCATCCATTGGCCCGATATCGACGAAGACCTGTCCGCCGAAGGATTGCTGCGGGGAGCGCCGGCGCCGAAGGCCGCCTGA
- a CDS encoding DUF2726 domain-containing protein codes for MPPEIAALIDKPWLLAIVLGAGAVLGIAVERFVESLKRAERRAYWKGRNSAKKRSGASGAGGAKGATDLAADQLRTVMQASFRARPLLNKPERRLLGVIDAALAAENPGWRAMGQVSLGEILSSTDKDAYFAINSKRVDLLIVDADCQPLHAVEFQGAGHHTGKTAAARDAVKKEALRRAGIGYVEVVKGDTPAEVREMVRKLVGRVASGAG; via the coding sequence ATGCCGCCGGAGATCGCCGCCCTGATCGACAAGCCCTGGCTGCTGGCGATCGTCCTCGGCGCCGGCGCGGTGCTCGGCATCGCGGTCGAGCGGTTCGTCGAAAGCCTGAAACGCGCCGAACGCCGCGCCTATTGGAAGGGGCGCAATTCCGCCAAAAAACGATCCGGCGCTTCTGGTGCGGGCGGGGCGAAGGGCGCGACCGATCTCGCCGCCGACCAGCTGCGCACCGTGATGCAGGCCAGCTTCCGCGCCCGGCCGCTCCTCAACAAGCCCGAGCGGCGGCTGCTCGGCGTGATCGACGCGGCGCTCGCGGCGGAAAACCCGGGCTGGCGCGCGATGGGGCAGGTCAGCCTGGGCGAGATCCTGTCGAGTACGGACAAGGACGCCTATTTCGCGATCAACTCGAAGCGCGTCGACCTCTTGATCGTAGACGCCGACTGCCAGCCGCTCCACGCCGTCGAGTTCCAGGGCGCGGGCCATCACACGGGCAAAACCGCCGCCGCGCGCGACGCGGTGAAGAAGGAAGCCCTGCGCCGCGCCGGGATCGGCTATGTCGAAGTCGTCAAGGGCGACACGCCCGCCGAGGTGCGCGAGATGGTGCGGAAGCTTGTGGGGCGGGTGGCGAGCGGGGCGGGGTGA
- a CDS encoding globin, giving the protein MTADAAIRDDTAAMMRVLEAAGERGVDIVPIVFECFFAAFPEARALFPNLEAAAGRMVNETLEAMLGLAENAWWVETTIVNFVDLHRNYGAIPDAQWTAWVDMTVDALAEAAGEGPGAEGERAWRRQAERLKAMIAAA; this is encoded by the coding sequence ATGACGGCCGATGCGGCCATCCGCGACGACACGGCCGCGATGATGCGCGTCCTCGAGGCGGCCGGCGAGCGGGGCGTCGATATCGTGCCGATCGTGTTCGAGTGCTTCTTCGCCGCCTTTCCCGAGGCCCGCGCGCTCTTCCCCAATCTCGAGGCCGCGGCCGGGCGGATGGTCAACGAAACGCTCGAGGCGATGCTCGGGCTCGCCGAAAACGCCTGGTGGGTCGAGACGACGATCGTCAATTTCGTCGACCTCCACCGCAACTATGGCGCGATTCCGGACGCGCAATGGACGGCCTGGGTGGACATGACGGTCGATGCGCTGGCCGAGGCCGCGGGTGAGGGCCCGGGTGCCGAGGGCGAACGCGCCTGGCGGCGGCAGGCCGAGCGGCTGAAGGCGATGATCGCCGCCGCATAG
- a CDS encoding DUF3644 domain-containing protein: MPKGPSLTDEEKRIVKALSDSDERNQDIHVLINIGRTPTVNFGRLSGIADWDIEPASEDEVAKFRFEKSLTDLRTGLSPFTDERLVRSREAMLLAVQLFNNPLLNFKVEVFAVLANIAWTYLLHEFYVRKGVQIEDEQGHSLLLSQMIARDDCPLKPDVIKNLGAMKILRDEVEHKVLGSLGRSFYTLFQSNCLNFEVAICELFGEQLSLGDQLTYSLQFSKLAIEQIEVLQKYDINPAIQAIDEKISGELGLTGKEGAGYQFKVSYSLQKSPKGGANFVFTTTNPQSANTHNVVMEKVPADELWPYKPRAVIDLVREATGSDFNGHHHTLAWKKTGVRPPHKSDKPKSTKKEFCTFHTAHGDYTYSQAWVDLLIQIAGDQDEFNKLKAYKPKQ; this comes from the coding sequence ATGCCGAAAGGACCATCTCTTACCGATGAAGAAAAGCGCATTGTCAAAGCTCTAAGTGATTCCGACGAGCGGAATCAGGACATCCACGTGCTGATAAATATCGGCCGAACCCCGACAGTGAATTTTGGCAGGCTAAGTGGGATTGCCGATTGGGACATAGAGCCTGCTTCTGAAGACGAAGTTGCAAAGTTTCGATTTGAGAAATCTCTGACCGATCTCCGAACGGGTCTATCGCCATTCACTGATGAGCGACTTGTGCGGTCGCGCGAGGCTATGCTTCTTGCAGTGCAACTTTTCAACAACCCGCTTTTGAATTTTAAGGTCGAAGTATTTGCCGTTCTAGCGAACATTGCTTGGACGTATTTGCTCCACGAATTTTATGTCCGAAAAGGCGTTCAGATCGAGGACGAGCAGGGCCACTCTCTGCTGTTGAGTCAAATGATCGCGCGGGACGATTGCCCGTTAAAGCCCGATGTAATCAAGAATCTGGGTGCCATGAAAATACTGCGTGATGAAGTTGAGCACAAGGTCCTCGGCTCTTTAGGCCGTTCTTTTTATACGCTTTTTCAATCTAACTGCCTGAACTTCGAAGTCGCCATCTGTGAACTTTTTGGAGAACAGTTATCGCTGGGTGACCAGCTGACGTACTCTTTGCAGTTCTCAAAACTCGCGATCGAGCAAATCGAGGTTTTGCAGAAATACGATATAAACCCTGCGATCCAAGCGATCGATGAGAAGATCAGCGGTGAGTTGGGCCTTACAGGAAAAGAAGGCGCGGGGTATCAGTTCAAAGTATCGTATTCGCTGCAAAAGTCGCCGAAAGGCGGTGCCAATTTCGTCTTCACTACAACGAATCCGCAATCGGCCAATACCCATAACGTTGTCATGGAAAAGGTTCCGGCGGACGAACTGTGGCCTTACAAGCCGAGGGCCGTTATTGACCTTGTTAGAGAGGCGACCGGGTCAGACTTCAATGGCCACCACCACACTTTAGCTTGGAAAAAAACCGGTGTACGACCTCCGCACAAATCCGACAAACCAAAATCGACCAAAAAGGAATTTTGCACCTTCCATACGGCGCATGGCGACTACACCTATTCGCAGGCGTGGGTTGACCTTCTGATCCAAATTGCAGGTGATCAAGACGAATTCAACAAACTCAAGGCCTACAAACCGAAACAATAG
- a CDS encoding DUF2726 domain-containing protein, with translation MGTKADFPNDEHLGWRAMGQVSLGEILSSPDDDAYFAINSKRVDLLIVDADCRPLHAVEFQGAGHHTGKSAAARDAVKKEALRRAGIGYVEVVKGDTPAEVREMVRKLAGRVRSGA, from the coding sequence TTGGGAACGAAGGCCGATTTTCCAAATGACGAGCACTTAGGCTGGCGCGCGATGGGGCAGGTGTCGCTGGGCGAGATCCTGTCGAGCCCGGACGACGACGCCTATTTCGCGATCAATTCGAAGCGCGTCGACCTGCTGATCGTCGACGCCGACTGCCGCCCGCTCCACGCCGTCGAATTCCAGGGCGCGGGCCACCACACGGGCAAGAGCGCCGCCGCGCGCGACGCGGTGAAGAAGGAAGCCCTGCGCCGCGCCGGGATCGGCTATGTCGAGGTTGTGAAGGGCGACACGCCGGCCGAGGTGCGGGAGATGGTGCGGAAACTGGCGGGTCGGGTGAGGAGTGGGGCGTAG
- the thiC gene encoding phosphomethylpyrimidine synthase ThiC — protein sequence MADTFILSDAEGPARTEIGVTTGPIRGSKKIHVAAQTGSGVRVAMREIHLEEGEDPVRVYDTSGPYTDPEAHIDIMAGLPAMRRDWIVGRGDVESYDARETRPEDNGQLGPDRSGGVDPFPNVVKRPLRAKAGQNVTQMHYARKGIITPEMEYVAERENLGRAFVAEQARTKLGEGESFGASLPEYVTPEFVRDEVARGRAIIPNNINHPESEPMAIGRNFLVKVNANIGNSAVASDVASEVDKMVWAIRWGADTVMDLSTGRNIHDTREWIIRNSPVPIGTVPIYQALEKVGGVAEDLTWEIFADTLIEQAEQGVDYFTIHAGVRLPYVPMAAKRMTGIVSRGGSIMAKWCLSHHKESFLYEKFPEICEIMKAYDIAFSLGDGLRPGSIYDANDEAQFAELYTLGELTKVAWEQDVQVMIEGPGHVPMHKIKENMEKQLEACGEAPFYTLGPLTTDIAPGYDHITSGIGAAQIGWYGTAMLCYVTPKEHLGLPDRDDVKVGVVTYKLAAHAADLAKGHPAAQVRDDALSKARFEFRWRDQFNLSLDPDTAEDFHDQTLPAEGAKTAHFCSMCGPKFCSMQISQEVREFAAKQNQGADSFLAADTTNTAHPEPVEGSSFSSSDEKVKGRASTGSAQADLDEAGAEAGMAEMSEKFKEEGGKLYVKA from the coding sequence ATGGCAGACACTTTTATCCTGAGCGACGCCGAAGGGCCGGCCCGCACCGAAATCGGCGTCACGACCGGCCCGATCCGCGGCTCGAAGAAAATCCACGTCGCCGCCCAGACGGGTTCCGGCGTGCGCGTCGCGATGCGCGAGATCCATCTCGAAGAGGGCGAGGACCCGGTCCGCGTCTATGACACCTCCGGCCCCTATACCGACCCCGAAGCGCATATCGATATCATGGCGGGGCTCCCCGCGATGCGGCGCGACTGGATCGTCGGGCGCGGCGATGTCGAGAGTTATGATGCGCGCGAGACCAGGCCCGAAGACAATGGCCAGCTCGGCCCGGACCGCTCGGGCGGCGTCGACCCCTTCCCCAATGTCGTCAAACGCCCGCTGCGCGCCAAAGCCGGGCAGAATGTCACCCAGATGCATTATGCCCGCAAAGGCATCATCACCCCCGAAATGGAATATGTCGCCGAGCGCGAGAATCTCGGCCGCGCGTTCGTCGCCGAACAGGCCCGCACCAAGCTCGGCGAGGGCGAGAGCTTCGGCGCCTCCCTCCCCGAATACGTCACCCCCGAATTCGTCCGCGACGAGGTCGCCCGGGGCCGCGCGATCATCCCCAACAATATCAACCATCCCGAGAGCGAACCGATGGCGATCGGGCGCAATTTTCTGGTGAAAGTGAACGCCAATATCGGCAACTCCGCCGTCGCCTCCGACGTGGCGAGCGAGGTCGACAAGATGGTCTGGGCGATCCGCTGGGGTGCCGACACGGTCATGGACCTCTCGACCGGCCGCAATATCCACGACACCCGCGAGTGGATTATCCGCAACAGCCCGGTGCCCATCGGCACCGTTCCGATCTACCAGGCGCTCGAAAAGGTCGGCGGCGTCGCCGAGGACCTGACCTGGGAGATTTTCGCCGACACCCTGATCGAGCAGGCCGAGCAGGGCGTCGATTATTTCACCATCCATGCCGGCGTTCGCCTCCCCTATGTCCCCATGGCCGCCAAACGCATGACGGGCATCGTCAGCCGCGGCGGATCGATCATGGCGAAATGGTGCCTCAGCCATCACAAGGAGAGCTTCCTCTACGAGAAATTCCCCGAAATCTGCGAGATCATGAAGGCGTACGACATCGCCTTCAGCCTCGGCGACGGCCTGCGGCCCGGCTCGATCTACGACGCCAACGACGAAGCCCAGTTCGCCGAACTCTATACGCTGGGCGAGCTGACCAAGGTCGCCTGGGAGCAGGACGTGCAGGTGATGATCGAGGGCCCCGGCCATGTGCCGATGCACAAGATCAAGGAAAATATGGAAAAGCAGCTCGAAGCCTGCGGCGAAGCGCCCTTCTACACGCTCGGGCCCCTCACCACCGACATCGCCCCCGGCTACGACCATATCACGAGCGGCATCGGCGCCGCCCAGATCGGCTGGTACGGCACCGCGATGCTCTGCTACGTGACGCCGAAAGAACATCTCGGCCTGCCCGACCGCGACGATGTGAAAGTCGGCGTAGTAACCTACAAACTCGCCGCCCACGCCGCAGACTTGGCGAAGGGCCACCCCGCCGCGCAGGTGAGAGACGACGCGCTGAGCAAGGCGCGCTTCGAGTTCAGATGGCGCGACCAATTCAACCTGTCGCTGGACCCCGACACGGCGGAAGATTTCCACGACCAGACGCTCCCGGCGGAGGGCGCCAAGACCGCGCATTTCTGCTCGATGTGCGGGCCGAAATTCTGTTCGATGCAGATCAGCCAGGAGGTCAGGGAGTTCGCGGCGAAGCAGAATCAGGGGGCTGACAGCTTTCTTGCTGCCGACACCACCAACACCGCTCACCCTGAGCCTGTCGAAGGGTCGTCCTTTTCTTCATCCGACGAAAAAGTGAAGGGCAGGGCTTCGACAGGCTCAGCCCAAGCGGATTTGGATGAGGCCGGCGCCGAAGCCGGAATGGCGGAGATGAGCGAGAAGTTTAAGGAAGAGGGTGGGAAGCTTTACGTGAAGGCGTGA
- a CDS encoding DUF4160 domain-containing protein, with product MPTVLRQSGYRLYFYSHEPNEPPHVHADKGGASAKVWLDDPAIARNFGFNARELAALFDIVRDNRESLLKAWHGYFGSQDG from the coding sequence ATGCCCACCGTGCTCCGCCAGTCCGGCTATCGCCTCTATTTCTACAGCCACGAGCCCAACGAGCCGCCGCATGTGCATGCCGACAAGGGCGGGGCGAGCGCGAAGGTGTGGCTGGACGATCCGGCGATCGCCCGCAATTTCGGCTTCAACGCCAGGGAGCTGGCCGCGCTGTTCGATATCGTTCGCGACAATCGCGAAAGCCTGCTAAAAGCATGGCATGGCTATTTCGGCTCTCAAGACGGATGA
- a CDS encoding S9 family peptidase, producing the protein MSVKKSITLFACVSALAAAPALARPMTPEDVSRLADVGGIAVSPDGARIAFGRGQLPDILSGAENGSTDTSLHVATAAMAAQDFLPEGMDVGGIRFSPDGRMISFLWKDEDDEDAHAALYGIPVAGGGHRRLAEIEGADIRSYEWAPDSRSVYVIARAATDPRRHAESEAGFNAVIYEEEQRFHRLFAVTPGSDAEPRALEIEGHVTELRVAPDGDWLALRWAPTTRVDDSFTAQRVVIVDADDGAIRTTVETPGKIDDFEISPDGSMLSLIAAVDQHDPAPTTLHLVNAATGAFTAVNAGAAEAVVDTEWLADGRLAAAVHVGAQSELRFYDASGAQTGTVDPGALILRRIEAAGDRLAAVADAPAHPNELFLLDGGSFARWTTLNPWLADIDMGAQRTMTYQSRDGHTIEGIAIEPVGGAPSGGAPTILTVHGGPEAHYSNGWLTRYSMAGQVGAGQGYAIFYPNYRGSTAYGTDFSKLHQGDYAGGEFNDLVDGIQALGAEGLVDLERVGITGGSYGGYATAWGATALTEHFAAAVMFVGISNQISKFGTGDIPNEMYLVHSRAWPWEDWQAMLEVSPIFHAGQAQTPILILHGEEDTRVDPGQSYELYNALKIRTETPVRLVLYPGEGHGNQQAAARYDYNVRLMRWMDHYLTGPGGEPPAPRIELPEGMIEAEAGE; encoded by the coding sequence ATGTCCGTGAAGAAATCGATCACCCTTTTTGCGTGCGTGTCCGCGCTGGCGGCCGCGCCGGCGCTCGCCCGGCCGATGACGCCCGAGGATGTGAGCCGCCTCGCCGATGTCGGCGGGATCGCGGTGTCGCCCGATGGCGCGCGGATCGCATTCGGGCGGGGCCAGCTGCCGGACATACTCTCGGGCGCGGAAAACGGGTCGACCGATACCAGCCTGCACGTCGCGACCGCCGCGATGGCGGCGCAGGACTTCCTGCCCGAGGGGATGGACGTGGGCGGCATCCGCTTCTCGCCGGACGGCCGGATGATCAGCTTTCTCTGGAAGGACGAGGACGACGAGGATGCCCATGCCGCGCTCTACGGCATTCCCGTCGCGGGCGGCGGCCATCGCCGGCTCGCCGAAATCGAGGGCGCCGATATCCGCAGTTATGAATGGGCGCCGGATTCGCGCAGCGTCTATGTGATCGCCCGCGCGGCGACCGATCCGCGCCGCCATGCCGAGAGCGAGGCCGGGTTCAACGCGGTGATCTACGAGGAGGAGCAGCGGTTCCACCGGCTGTTCGCGGTGACGCCGGGCAGCGATGCGGAGCCGCGCGCGCTTGAGATAGAGGGGCATGTGACGGAGCTGCGCGTCGCGCCCGACGGCGACTGGCTGGCGCTGCGCTGGGCGCCGACGACGCGGGTCGACGACAGTTTCACCGCGCAGCGCGTCGTGATCGTCGATGCCGATGACGGCGCGATCCGGACGACGGTCGAGACGCCGGGCAAGATCGACGATTTCGAGATTTCGCCGGACGGATCGATGCTGTCGCTGATCGCGGCGGTCGACCAGCATGATCCCGCGCCGACGACCCTGCATCTCGTTAACGCCGCGACCGGCGCCTTCACCGCGGTCAATGCCGGCGCGGCCGAGGCGGTCGTCGACACCGAATGGCTGGCCGACGGCCGGCTCGCCGCCGCCGTGCATGTCGGCGCGCAAAGCGAGCTGCGCTTCTACGATGCCAGCGGCGCGCAGACCGGCACCGTCGATCCGGGCGCGCTCATCTTGCGCCGCATCGAGGCGGCGGGCGACCGGCTGGCCGCGGTCGCCGATGCGCCGGCGCATCCCAATGAGCTCTTCCTGCTCGACGGCGGCAGCTTCGCACGATGGACGACGCTCAACCCCTGGCTCGCCGATATCGATATGGGCGCGCAGCGCACGATGACCTATCAGTCGCGCGACGGCCATACGATCGAGGGCATCGCGATCGAGCCGGTCGGCGGTGCGCCCTCGGGCGGCGCCCCGACCATCCTCACCGTGCATGGCGGGCCCGAAGCGCATTATTCGAACGGCTGGCTGACCCGCTATTCGATGGCCGGGCAGGTTGGAGCGGGCCAAGGCTATGCGATCTTCTACCCGAACTATCGCGGCAGCACCGCATACGGCACGGACTTCTCCAAGCTCCACCAGGGCGATTATGCGGGCGGCGAATTCAACGATCTGGTCGACGGCATCCAGGCGCTGGGCGCGGAAGGCCTGGTCGATCTCGAGCGGGTCGGCATAACCGGCGGCTCCTATGGCGGCTATGCGACGGCCTGGGGCGCGACCGCGCTGACCGAGCATTTCGCCGCCGCGGTGATGTTCGTCGGCATCTCGAACCAGATCTCCAAATTCGGCACCGGCGACATTCCGAACGAGATGTATCTCGTCCATTCGCGCGCCTGGCCGTGGGAGGACTGGCAGGCGATGCTCGAGGTCAGCCCGATCTTCCATGCCGGCCAGGCGCAGACGCCGATCCTCATCCTGCATGGCGAGGAGGATACGCGCGTCGATCCCGGCCAGAGCTACGAACTCTACAACGCGCTCAAGATCCGGACCGAAACGCCGGTCCGGCTCGTCCTCTATCCGGGCGAGGGCCATGGCAACCAGCAGGCCGCCGCGCGCTACGATTACAATGTCCGGCTGATGCGCTGGATGGACCATTATCTGACCGGCCCCGGCGGCGAGCCGCCCGCACCGCGCATCGAACTGCCGGAGGGCATGATCGAGGCGGAGGCGGGCGAATAG
- a CDS encoding GFA family protein yields the protein MGDTQAKIERQGRCLCGAVTITAKTAGHGVGSCHCAMCRRWGSGPFMDVDCGQDVRIEGEENITRYQSSDWAERAFCRKCGTNLFYRLKEADHHIVSVGLFEPEDEMALKLEVFIDEKPDFYSFAGDAQKLTGAELFAMMQGQD from the coding sequence ATGGGAGACACCCAAGCGAAGATCGAACGGCAGGGCCGCTGCCTGTGCGGCGCGGTGACGATCACCGCCAAGACGGCCGGGCACGGTGTCGGCAGCTGTCATTGCGCGATGTGCCGCCGCTGGGGGAGCGGGCCGTTCATGGATGTCGATTGCGGCCAGGATGTCCGCATCGAGGGTGAGGAGAATATCACCCGCTACCAGTCCTCCGACTGGGCCGAGCGCGCCTTCTGCAGGAAATGCGGCACGAACCTCTTCTACCGGCTAAAAGAGGCCGATCACCATATCGTGTCGGTCGGGCTGTTCGAGCCGGAGGACGAGATGGCGCTCAAGCTCGAAGTCTTTATCGACGAGAAGCCGGATTTCTATAGCTTTGCCGGAGACGCCCAGAAACTGACCGGGGCGGAGCTGTTCGCGATGATGCAGGGGCAGGACTGA
- a CDS encoding pyridoxamine 5'-phosphate oxidase family protein, with amino-acid sequence MAQNYVRTLFTDSIRELQRRDGSRTAYARMEGGGEGGPDRLTEKEIAFIAARDSFYMASVTEEGWPYVQHRGGPAGFLKTLSDNRLGFADYRGNRQHVSTANLTIEPRVSLFLMDYPNRRRLKLLGRARIVSGDDDPDRVAALTPDRYKAIPERAYLIDVIGFDWNCPQHITPRFTEAEWIALNRPAA; translated from the coding sequence ATGGCGCAGAATTACGTCCGGACATTGTTCACCGATTCGATTCGCGAACTGCAGCGGCGCGACGGATCGCGCACGGCCTATGCCCGCATGGAAGGCGGGGGCGAAGGCGGACCCGACCGGCTGACCGAAAAGGAAATCGCTTTCATCGCCGCCCGAGACAGTTTCTACATGGCGAGCGTCACCGAAGAGGGCTGGCCCTATGTCCAGCATCGCGGCGGGCCGGCCGGTTTTCTCAAAACCCTGTCGGATAACCGGCTCGGCTTTGCCGACTATCGCGGCAACCGCCAGCATGTCAGCACCGCCAATCTGACGATTGAGCCGCGCGTTTCGCTGTTCCTGATGGACTATCCGAACCGCCGCCGGCTCAAACTGCTCGGCCGTGCCCGGATCGTTTCCGGCGACGACGATCCCGACCGCGTCGCCGCGCTCACGCCCGATCGCTACAAGGCGATTCCCGAGCGGGCCTATCTGATCGACGTCATAGGGTTCGACTGGAACTGCCCGCAGCATATCACGCCGCGCTTCACCGAAGCCGAATGGATCGCGCTGAACCGCCCGGCGGCCTGA